Below is a window of Tolypothrix bouteillei VB521301 DNA.
GGATAAAGTATCTCCTAAAAATTTCATTGTTGTGGCTTCACTGGCTCGATCGCTCACTTCGCGGTGTATAGCTAAAGCTTGCTGATACAATTCTTCCGCTTTGGCGTATTGATTTTGCTGTTGGTAAATTTGTCCTAGATGGCTCATTGTCACACCTTCCCCGGTGCGATCGCCCACTTCTCGATAAATAGCTAAGGCTTGCTGGTTTAATTCAATTGCTTGCTGATATTTGCTTAAATTGCTATGAACACGCGCAATATTATTAAGAGTGGCAGCAACCCCTAGTTTGTAATTATTTTCCTTGTAGATATTTAAAGCTTGTTGATATATCTTTAAAGCTTGGTCGTATTTACCTAAGTTTGCATATATTTGTCCAATATTATTAAGATTGATTGCTCTCCCTTGGAATTGAAAAGAGTCTTTACCAAAAGCATCACCAACAATAGCACGACTGACAAATTGTTGAGATGCTTGGGAGTTTTGACCGAGATAATCGTAAAGTAATTTAATATCTTGTTTGTTAACTTCTTCAGAATTAGTACTACTCAGTCTGTTATAAATATTTGCAGATTGCTCTGCGAGTTCTAAAGACTTCTGAGACTGACCCAAGCTAAAATAAGCCCCCGCGAGATTATTCATAGTTGCTGCTTGCGTACCTAAATAATTTGAGCAGCATTCTTGCAAACTGTTTAAAGCTTGTTGGTAAGAATTTACAGCTTGAGCATAGTTTCCTAAGTTAACATAAACTACACCAATATTATTTAGAGTTTGAATGCTGCCAATCTTATCATCACTGGTTTTTTGGAGAGCTAAACTTTGTTGATAAAAATCTAAAGCTTTGGCATACTGTCCCGTGCGAAAATAAACGCTACCCAGATCGCCAAGCATAATTGTTTCGCTTGTAGCATAGCTAGTATCTTTTGGGTTAGCGGCTTTTAGTTCTCGAAGAATCGCTAAACCATTTTGATACGCTTCTATAGCTTGAGGATACCGTCCCAAATTGACGTACACTTCACCTAGATAGGAAACAGGTATCCATTCATTTTGGCGATCGCGTGTTTTTCTGCGAATATCTAAAGAGGATTGAAAATATTCCAACGCTTGAGGATATTTACCTTGACGGAGATATACATATCCAATGTTCGTAAGGGAGTTAGCTTCCCCGGCTTTCGCACCGTATTTTTGGAAAATAGTTAAAGCCTGTTGAGATTGCGTTAACGCTGTTTGTAATTCATTCAAACCAACCAAATCCTTATAAATTAGACCTCCAGCGTTATTATTTAACATAACAGCTTCCGCGATCTGTTCTTCAGGTGTTGGAGTCGGTGCTTGTGCTAGAGATGGGGAAGCTAAAGCTAGGATCAGTGTTAAGGAAATAATAGGAAGTTGCATATATGTATTAATAGTGACAAGATTTTTTCTATGATAGTCGTAGTTCTAAGGAACCGCCAGGTTTGTGTTACTGCTAGATCTCAATACCTTTGCCAATTTCTCAAAAGCCCTACAGACTGGAAGTCTGTGGCTACATAAACCAAGCCCACCTGCGTGGGCTTTGGGTTTTAGCCCACGCAGGTGGGCTTTGTTTGTATAGCCTCACATTTCTAATGTGAGGGCGTTTTGGCAAAGGTATTGAGATCTTCAACTTCGTTCCCTTGTCTCCCTTGTCTCCCTTGTCCGGATCTCAAAAAGGATTGCTACATCTGCCGTGCCATTAAATTTGCAAATAATCCTTCTTGATTGACTAATTCCTCAAATTTACCTTGTTGAACAACTCGCCCAGCTTCAATGACATAAATTCGGTCGGCGTTCTGGATAGTGCTGAGGCGATGGGCAATAACGATGCGTGTTACTCCCAAATTGTCTAAGCTGGTACTAACGATAGCTTGGGTGCGATTATCTAAGGCACTGGTCGCTTCATCAAAAATAAGAATTTTAGGTTTTAATACTAAAGCACGGGCAATTAATAGTCGCTGTCTTTGTCCGCCAGACAGGTTTGTCCCTCCTTCGGAAATAACCGTGTGCATTTCCATTGGCATTGACTGAATATCTTCAGCAAAACCAGCCATGCGTGCTGCTTCCCAAGCTTCTTCCATTGTCACCAATGCGCCACTAGAAATATTTTCAAAAATCGAGGCGCTATTAATCCGCCCGTTTTGCAGCACTACACCAATTTGCCGCCGTACTGCAGATATATCTAGCCCTGATAAATCCTGCCCATCGTAGTAAATCGTCCCATCTTTGGGCGTTTCAAATCCCAACAACAGCCTGATAAGTGTGGATTTACCACTACCAGAAGGTCCTACTAAAGCAATAAATTCTCCTGGTTGTGCCTGAATGGTGACATCAGCTAAATTCAAGGGACCGTCTTCTCGGTAACGGAACGTTACGCGATCGACTTTAACTTTACCCGTTAATCGTCCCGGATCGCTTTTGCTAAGGTCAATTTCCGATTGAGCTTGAAAGATGGGCTTTGCCCGTTCCCAGAAAATGCTGATATCCAAAATGCTGACTATAGTATTACTTAATTGCGTTGTTCCAACAATAAATATGGCAAAGGCTGAGTTAAATGCTAAAAATTTACCTGTAGATAATCCTGCATCCCCTGCAGACGGGGCTTGAGTTATAAACGTGACCGCCAACCAAAAGATAATTATTGAACTGACAGTTGGCATAATGGTATTAAATATAGCTAAGATATCTTCAATGAATTCTGTACTCAATTTGAGTTTTAGCTGTTGACTGTACTTTTTTGCCCAATAAGCAAAGGCGCGGTCTTCTGCACTGGTGACACGGAGTTTAGACACGCCAGCAACCATCTGTACTGTAAAGCCAAAAATATCTCCCTCGATTTCTTCTAAAGGACGCAACTTTTGACGGTTCAGTACGCCGGAGACGGTGGTAAAGACGATTGTCACCAGTGCTACTCCTACTACCACTAAAGCCAATTGAGAACTGTAAACAAACAACAATCCCAAATTGAGTAAGGAAAAGACACTTGTAAAAATTGTGCGTAGTACTGTGTCACTGAGTTTCTGACGAATCTGAGTGATAACGGAAACACGAGATTGTAAATCCCCAATAGAATATTCACGAAAGAAAGATACTCGCAAATTTAATAATCTATCCCAGAGGGCTGCTTGGGAGTCTATACTGGCTTTAGTATCCAGTCTTAGGGTGGAAAAACCTTGAGCAATTTGAAAAATTATTGTGCCGATACTGGCGGCAAAAAGACCCAAGGCGATTTGTACTAATAAACCTCGGTCTGCGTCGGGAATAGCAGAATCAATGAGAACGGCAGTTGCTAAGGGAGTTAACATCCCCAGTAATGTGGCGATTGTACCTGTCAGGAGAATGACGAGCACTTCTTTGATTTGTCCTTGGAAAGCAAATACTAACAGATCGATAGCAGTGAGATGTTTGTCGGGTAGGGGACGATAAAACACATAGGCAAAGGGAGCTAGTGTTTGGGCAGTATCGTTATTTACAGGAATGCGAGTATGATTTGGGTCAAAAATTTCGTATTTTCTTGCACCCACCGGTAGCACTGCTACAGGACGGTTATCTTGCTGTGTATATGCCAAGAGGGGTCCAGTATCTTTTTGCCACCATTTATCGTTCAGTAAAACCCGCCTGATACGAATGCGCGATGCACGAGCGATCGCTTCTAGGGGTTCTTTAATCCGATTCATATCTTCGGAACGTGCAGGGGGCAAAATCTTTATTCCTAATGCTTTGCCTACCGCACCTGTAGCAATTAAAAGAGGTGTCTCTGATTGCAAAAATTCCGCTTGTTTTGGCTTGAGGACTGCTGCCAAATTACCTAAAGCACCAACTTTTGCTTGATGATTAAGTTGTTCTCGTGCTTGGAATTGCTGCCATTTTGCGGTTAACTCCTCCTGTTCTATTTGCATTAAAATTTGGCAGAAATCGCTATGGAGTTCGTTGAGAGCCACTTGGATAGTGTCCCAACTATTCAGTTTTTCAGGATAGGAAAACACGGGGGAAATCACGGCGCGATCGCCTGCACAACTACAGATATGTTTCCTCCAAATCTGCACTAACTCGAGAAACTTTTCTGGCTCGCATTTCTCCTCACTCTCTACAGTCAGTTGCCATAATAAACTATCTTCCATAGATACCGCTAAAATCTTATGCGTCTTAGCAGCTATCCCAAACAATGCTTCCCCCGCACGGACAGTAAACAGATAGCGGCGGACCCCCTCAAATCCTTGGTGAATGGGAATGGCAAACAGAGCGATCGCACCTGATTCAACCTGCCAAAATGTTTGAGTATTGTCGAATACTAAGGACTGATTACCTGTCAATAGTAATTTGGAATCATTCATCTTAATTTATAGTGGTTTTTAATTAATATTTCATTCATTTGTAGCAAATGTTTGGCGTTACTCAATCCATATATGAATCCTGGTTATCTCGATCTAAGCCCTCAACCTAGAAGAATTTACTGCTCCCTTCTCCTTTAAGGAGAAGCGAATCCCGACTGCATACTATTCAATTGAGTTGCCACTTCTGATGGTATATTGGTAAAGCGAATATAAAAACTATTAGATTCTGCTGCTTTGTCCAAGACTTTAGCATAAGTATCTTCGCTCACCGTGCTTTCTTCAGATAAGAAAAAATTTATCTTTAAATTAGTAAATGGTTGTACTTTTAAGGAGTTTTCTATTGAATCAAAATAAATTTGTCCCCCCTTTTCTGATAGTTTTACTAACTTCCCCATCCTGATACTGCTATCTACATCTTTGCCATCTAAGATTGCATATTTTAGGGAAATTGGTGCTAGAAGTTGCAAAAATATCTCTTCTTCTTGCTCCAGGTACAAATTGTATTCACCAGCAATTCCACCTACTTCATGTATCTCTATTGGTTGTTTCACTCCTTTTGCTTGTACTTTTTTAGAACCAATAATTTTGACAATAGAACCAGCCTCATTAACAGTTGAGTCGGAAACAAAAATCTGTCCGCCGACTGTATAAGATTCAATACGATAAGTTAAATTAACTTGACTCCCGATAATTCCATATTTAGTCCGTTTTTCTGAACCAATATTACCAACTACTACCTCTGCTGTATTGATCCCAATCCCCATTTCCAATTTTGGTAAACCCATGTGCTGCATTTTTTGATTCACAGATGACATTGCTAATTGCATCGCTACAGCACAAGCTATGGCTCTCTTAGCATCATCTTCTCTAGCAATGGGAGCGCCAAATAAAACTAAAATGCCATCACCCATAAACTCATCTATAGTCCCTTGATATTGAGTAATGACATCTGCCATATATCCCAAATAAAGGTTAATAATTTTGATAACTTCTTCAGCAGGTAATCTTTCAGAGGTCGCAGTAAAACCTCTTAAATCGGAAGTGAGAATAGTAATTTTTTTGCGTTCTCCACCCAGCTTTAAGCCTTCAGGATTTTCTAACAAATTTGCGACTACTTCATCGGTAAGGTAACGACCAAAAGTTTTGCGAATAGCTCCCGCAGTCCAGGCTATATAAGCTGTCACAGCAATTCCCGCACCTATTAATGCCATTAACGGTGGGACAATAGGAATCCACCACCCAGCAAGAAAAGCGAGATAACTACTACCTATAAGACAGCATACCGCTAGGAAAAGACTCAGAGGGGGAAATAGCGATCGCCTTTTAGAACTACCGCTATATCTTTGTTGCCATATCAATGCTGAGCCAATCAATGACCACAGAGAAATCCACAACCATTCCTGGGGCTTATTCCACGTTTTAATTAAGGGTCGGTTATCTAAAGTCGCACTTAAAATTTGACTGAGCGCATGGCTGTGAATAGCTACTCCAGCCATGCGTTTGGGTGCTGTTAAGACAGTGCTGCTATAAGGTGTATAGAATAGGTCTTTGAGACTTTCGGCTGTGGGACCAATCAATACAATGCGTCCCTTGAGTAAATCCTTTGGAGTGTGATTTTCTAACACATCTATAATGGAGATACGCTGAAAATTCTGCTTGGAATGACGATAATTTATAAGAACCTGATACCCTTGGTCTTCTGCTCTAACATAACCGCCATCATTGCCTTGAAATAACGGATAGATAGTATCTCCTGTTTTCACTAAAAAATTATCTGTTTGTCCGACATAAACATCGCGCTCGTGCAGATAGAGATATGCTAGTTTAAAAGCAAAACTAAATACATTCTCCCCATTTTTATCGGCTAAATACAGCAAACTCCGCCGAACTTTACCATCTCCATCTAAAGGAAAATCATTTGCACCTACCTGTCCCAGTTTTTTGAGCACTGGTGGTGGTGCAACTGCTGAACTATCATCACTCTCAGCAACTTTTTGCACGCCAACTAAATTGGGTGTAGACTCAAAGACTTTCACTAAAGAATCATGACCGGAGCCTACTGGTAAATCTCGATAGAGATCGAGACCTATCGCGCTAGGTTTGTGTTGTTTTATATTTTCTAAAATTTTTGCTAATAAACCATCAGGTATAGGCCAATGACCGCGCTTACCAAGTTTTTGGACATCTGATTCATTAATTTCTACAATGACAATGCGCGAGTCAACAGGCTCCAGAGAACGCAACGAAAACATTCGATCTAATGCAGCTAATTCCAACATCTGCAATAGTCCACTCAAGCGCAGGAGTAATACAACTATGACTGCACTGGGAGTAGCAATTAATATCCCGCGCCATCGCCAAATTTGTATTTTAATTGAACGCCACATACAGCATTTGATTTTGGGAGTGGTTTCTTTCAGGTATAAATTGCTGTTGTATCTTGGTGAAGGAATTGCGAGCGCGAAGCGGCTGCAAAGCAGCATCGCCCTTGGCGCAAGCGAAGCTATCGCGCTGTAGGAGCAGAGGCGCAGAGAAAATGAGAATTTTGAGGTTAAAAGACATGAATTTGCTTCTCTGGTTGTACAAAATTTATAAACTATTTAGTTTTAATAGTGTTGCTAGCTACCAACGGTTGCGAAACTAAGTTTTTTAAGCCGACTGACTCTAAAAATGTTTGCCAATTAGCTAGAATCGTGCGCTCCCTGGGGTTAGCAAGACGTTGCTGCACTATAGTATGTAACGCTTCATACCAAATACCTGTCTTAGCATACATTTGGGAGAGTTGTTTGGGATTTGTTTTGGCTAGCTGCTGTGATAAAGCAGGAGTTGTTGGGATACGTTCTACCCATCCATCAACAGCCATCTCTTTCTCTGATTCTTCGGAATTGCAAGCGATGGCAAAATACCAATGGTATTGTTTGCCAACTTTGAGAGCAGGTGTATTAGATGGGAGAGTAAAGCCAATAATTCCCGGTTTGTTAGGAAGTTTAACAGTTGTTTCGTAGACTATATTGTTGTTATCTAGCAGGGATAAGTGAGCTGTTTGTGCAGTTATTTGCGGTACAAACCAATAAAAAGTCGGACGTTCAGCTAAAGTTAAACCTAACTTACTTGCAGGTATTAAAGGAATTAACTTTTCTTGACTTGCTAAATCGCAGGAATCACCGCGACTTCCCCCACCTGCTGTAGTCTGTGGAGCTTTGCGGTTTGGTGGTATGAAGTTCTGACTTATTTGCCAGTTATCCCATCTTAAAGTCACTGGTGATTCAGATCTTCCTACTTGAGAAGAACTAGAGATCGTTGCTAATACCAAAGAAACTGGAATTGTTATAAGATTTATAAACTTTTTTTTCCAATTCATATTAAGTACGGTTAATTTTCCACCTTATAAAGGACAAAAAATAGAAAAAAGCTTGCAAGGGACATAGAGAAGGGTTTTCACAGACAGTTACGACACGATCGAAGAAACCCTATGAACCAGATTAACCTATGGTGTCAAAATTGACAGTATAGTTCTTGGCGTGACAGATAATTTTATTACACTTATAATCTAGATTTGATCCTATGAGCGGACAATTGCTAACTCATTTTCCTAATTTTGCGGTTTTTAAGGATCGCGATATTGCTTGGATGATAAATATCGGTAAATATACGGAATACCGTACTGGTGAAATTCTGCTTCGAGAAGGTCAAGAAATTATTGACACAGTGGAAATTCTATTAGAAGGAGCATTGAGTATTGGTGTTTCTCCTACAGGAAATATAGAAGATGCTGTTGAAATTGAGCGCGTAACAGCTGGCGAAGTTGTAGAATTTCTATCTTTTATAGATAATCGTCCTCCATCTAGCACTTGTACCGCCTTAGAACCCTCACGGGTATTATCGTTACCCAGACATTTATTAATTAAAAAATTGGAGAACGATACAGAATTTGCTGCCCGTTTTTATCAAATGTTATCTATTTTTCTGTCGAAGCAGTTGCGAAAATTAACTGATTTTCTTATTAAAAACAAAGTAGTACCGGGAGAACCGTTACGCAAAGTTTTATTTGTCTTTGCTATCTTGAATGATGCTGATATTGATTGGATGATTGCTCGAGGCGTTAGAATGAAAGTTCATTCTGGGACGGTGCTTATAGAGGAAGGTCAACCGCCAGAAGCCTTATATATATTGTTAGATGGAAAATTAGGTATTTTTGTAACCAGCCAACAGACTGAATCGGGACAAAAAGAAATTGCTACATCAGTCAAGGGTGAAATTTTGGGAGAAATGTCCTTTGTAGAAATGACAACCGCCTCCGCTACAGTCAAAGCAGCAGAATCTGCTGTATTATTGGCACTACCAAAGCACATCCTCATGGAAAAATTAAAACAAGATACAGGATTTACAGCCAGGTTTTATCGAGCGATCGCGGTAGTGTTAGCGGATAGAATTCGCGATCGGTTATTCCGCCGGGGATTTGGCAAACTAGCCTACCAACTAGACCCAGTTTTAACAGAAGATATTGAAGTTGAAGATGAACTTGACTTAGATACCCTAGACAATACCGCCCTAGCAGGTGCTAGATTTGACTGGATGATTAAACGCCTCAATAGGCAATAATTAATTTCTTATTATTTTACAAAATATTTCTACAAGAGCTATAACATATATGGCTGAAAAAGACAGTCTATTTCGCAAGGAATCACTGGAGCGTTTATCTTCTCCAGAAAGATTGGATCGATTAATGCAGTTGGTCAACCCTCTCGATTGGCTACCCTTGACGGCGTTAGGTAGTTTTATCCTCATTGGGTTGGTTTGGAGTGTTTTTGGACGTATTCCCATCACTGTTTCAGGGAAAGGAGTGCTTATTCAACCCTATCAAGTCATCACTTTTGAGTCTCCCATTTCAGGACAATTAAAAAGTCTAAATATCAAACCTGGACAGTGTATTGAAAAAGGACATATCCTAGCTACAATCGATCCCACCGATCTTAAGCAACAGTTGCAATTGCAACGCACGAAAATCGCCGAATTACAAGCACAAAGCCAGTCTTCTATTTTACTTCAGCAACAGCATACAATGAAGGAAAAAGAAGCGATCGCATCTGCAAGGGCTAGTTATATTCAACGGTTGCGGGATACCCAAACACTCACACCTGCGTTTTATGAAAAAGGTTTAAATGCGATCCGCGAACAGCGTATAAGTCTACAACAACGCCTCAAAGATGCTCGGGGTCTTGTTCCCGTACTGAAACACAGATTTCAAGAGCGTCAGCAACTTTTAGATGTAGGAGCAATTGCCAAAGATACTTTATTACAAGCAGAGCAAGAATACAAACAAGGACGCCAAACTGTCTATGATATCCAAGCGCAACTTAAGCAATTAGATGTAGAAGAAACAGAAGCCCAACAGAGATACTTACAAAATCTGAGTTCTGTAGGAGAACTGCAAACGCAATTGAAAGACTTAGAAACTAGGAGTAAACGAATTGACCAGGAAAACGTAGAAAACCTTAATAAAAACTTTAATCAAATTCAAGAAGTCAATCGAGCGATCGCTCAACTAGAAAAACAAATATTAGATAATAGCCAAATTGTCAGTCTTAATAGTGGTTGTGTCTTGGAAACCTCTGCTTTCGTTGGTCAAGTTGTCAGTCCCGCGACTCCCATTGCATCTGTGAATCTTCGACAAAATAACACCCCATTGATAGCCATTTCCTACTTTAGCATCAAAGATGGCAAGCAGATTCAACCAGGAATGACTATGCAAATTACCCCCGACTCGGTGAAAAGAGAACGCTTTGGCGGTATTGTTGCTAAAATCACTTCGGTTCCTCCCTTACCTGTCACTAAAGAAGGTGCAAATTCTGCGATCGGCAATCCCGATTTAGCAGCCAAAATTTTACCAACTGGTGGCGGAGATATGGAAGTGCGAGCAGAGATGGTACTTGAGCCGTCTACCTTTAGTGGCTATCGTTGGTCTTCCTCCCAAGGACCAAAATTAAAAATTTCTGCGGGAACGACTACCACCGTGCGGGTAAAAGTAGCAGAACAAGCACCGATCGCTTATCTCTTACCAATTATACGTGAATTTACTGGCATTGACTAATAAATTTCTCATGACTCCCCGCGCCTGGAGTAGGAGCTTTAAAATTCTTAGAAAGCAAATATTTGTATAAGAAATGCACTTAGTTTTATCCAAATACTTATCAAACTTAAATCCCTTCCGTAAAAGAAAGCCACCGTTAGAATTAGAAACAGCAAAAAGTCAAAGTTCCTGTCGCGTCAAAACTCCGAGCCTCTTGCAAATGGAAGCCGTGGAGTGCGGTGCAGCTGCTTTGGGAATTATTTTGGCTTACTACCATAAAATTGTTCCTCTAGCAGAATTACGGCAAAATTGCGGCGTTTCCCGTGATGGTAGTAAAGCTTCCAATATTATTAAAGCTGCCAGAAACTACGGAATGCAAGCTAAAGGTTTTAAAAAGCAGTTGGCACAATTAAAAATACTCCGCCCGCCGTATATTGTCTTTTGGAATTTCAATCACTTTTTAGTAGTTGAAGGATTTAAAAAAGATTGGGTTTATCTTAACGATCCAGCTACAGGTCCAAGGCGAATTTCTTTACAGGAATTTGATGAAGCTTATACGGGGGTAGTTCTCGTGATGGAACCAGGAACAGAATTTCAAAAAGGAGGTCGCAAGCCTAGCTTAATCGGCTCATTACTCGCTCGTTTGCAGAATTCTTGGGGACCTATTCTTTATTGTTTGCTAACGGGATTTTTTTTAGTGATTCCAGGGTTTGTCCTACCAGTTTTCAACCAGGTATTTGTAGATAATATCTTAGTAGAAAATCGTACAGACTGGCTTCGTCCCCTGATTTTGGGGATGACAATTACTATGGTTATTCAGGCATGGTTGACATTACTCCAAAGACGCTTTCTCCGGAAACTGAATATAAAATTATCGGTAGAAATGTCAGGGCAATTTATTCATCATATTTTGCAATTGCCAGTAGGATTTTATGCTCAAAGATTTGCCGGAGAAATTAGCAGTCGGATTAAGATTAATACTAAAGTAGCTGAAGTGTTATCGGGTCAATTAGCTAGAACTGTTATTGATAGTGTGATGCTGGTATTTTATGCCACAGTCATGTTAGCCTACGATCGTATGCTAACTGCGATCGCTATCTGTTTTGCTGCCATTAATATATTGACATTGCAAGCAGTTTCACGACAACGTACAGATATTTATACGCGAACCATCCAAGACAGAGGCAAAGTAGCAGGTACTGAAATCGCCGGTCTCCAGAGCATGGAAACTCTGAAAGCATCAGCATTAGAATCTGATTTTTTTGCCCGTTGGTCTGGCTATTACACCAAATTTATCAACGGTCAGCAAGAACTAAGCATTACCAATCAATTCTTAGGTCTTTTACCTACATTTTTAACTGGTTTGAGCTCTCTAGCAATTTTAGCGATTGGGGGGCTACGGGTGATGGATGGACACTTAAGTATTGGAATGTTAGTTGCTTTTCAAAGTTTAATGACAAGCTTTCTCACTCCAGTAAACTCTCTCATCAATTTTGGCAGTACCCTTCAAGAACTAGAAGGTGACTTGAACCGCTTAGATGATGTGTTGCAAAACCCTATCGATCCAGAATTAGACAGTCAAAATTTACTTATTTCGCCAAAACCGCTACAGTATGCTTCATACTGCCAACTTCAGGGATATGTAGAATTAAAAAATGTCAGCTTTGGATATTCGCGAACCGATCCTCCCCTCATTCAAGATTTAAGTTTTCAGATCAAACCAGGAGAAAGGGTCGCCTTCGTTGGGGGTAGTGGTTCTGGTAAATCCACAGTTGCCAAATTAGTCGCAGGGCTTTATCAACCTTGGTCCGGTCAAATTCTCTTTGATGGTATTCCCAGAGAACAAATTCCCAGAGCAATACTATCTAATTCTCTGGCAATGGTAGAACAGGAGATTTTTTTGTATGCTGGAACTGTCCGCGAGAATTTGACCTTGTGGGATGACACAGTATCTAATTCTCAACTAGTGCGAGCATGCATTGATGCGGCAATTCATGAAGTGATTCTAGCCTTACCTGGAGGATATGAAGGAAATCTTTTAGAAGGTGCGGCTAATTTTAGTGGCGGACAACGCCAGCGTTTAGAAATTGCTCGTGCAT
It encodes the following:
- a CDS encoding NHLP family bacteriocin export ABC transporter peptidase/permease/ATPase subunit, producing the protein MEAVECGAAALGIILAYYHKIVPLAELRQNCGVSRDGSKASNIIKAARNYGMQAKGFKKQLAQLKILRPPYIVFWNFNHFLVVEGFKKDWVYLNDPATGPRRISLQEFDEAYTGVVLVMEPGTEFQKGGRKPSLIGSLLARLQNSWGPILYCLLTGFFLVIPGFVLPVFNQVFVDNILVENRTDWLRPLILGMTITMVIQAWLTLLQRRFLRKLNIKLSVEMSGQFIHHILQLPVGFYAQRFAGEISSRIKINTKVAEVLSGQLARTVIDSVMLVFYATVMLAYDRMLTAIAICFAAINILTLQAVSRQRTDIYTRTIQDRGKVAGTEIAGLQSMETLKASALESDFFARWSGYYTKFINGQQELSITNQFLGLLPTFLTGLSSLAILAIGGLRVMDGHLSIGMLVAFQSLMTSFLTPVNSLINFGSTLQELEGDLNRLDDVLQNPIDPELDSQNLLISPKPLQYASYCQLQGYVELKNVSFGYSRTDPPLIQDLSFQIKPGERVAFVGGSGSGKSTVAKLVAGLYQPWSGQILFDGIPREQIPRAILSNSLAMVEQEIFLYAGTVRENLTLWDDTVSNSQLVRACIDAAIHEVILALPGGYEGNLLEGAANFSGGQRQRLEIARALVNDPTILIVDEATSALDAETEKIIDRNMRYRGCSSLIVAHRLSTIRDCDEIIVLEQGKVVQRGTHQQMSQLDGPYARLIQSEPTNSCCGYDSFI